Genomic segment of Mercurialis annua linkage group LG6, ddMerAnnu1.2, whole genome shotgun sequence:
AATGACTTTATGACTCAATTTACAAAGCCTCTATTAATTAATAGCGTTATATTAATATTCACTcctataatttaagacaaaaaccACACTTAATTTTAGctaaatgaacaattaaaaaaggatttttgatattttggtgTCTGGTAAGAGGGGAGAATTCCTATTTAGTACCTCTTTGgaatttaattccaaaagagtGCATGGGCCCACGCGTTCCGCATTGTAGGAATGTGGAACACATGGCGTTCCGCATTTCTACAATGCGAACGCTTTAATCAGTTGATTAAGAATTATTTAAACCGACtgtttttaatttggtttatttttctTGGTCGGTTCACTTTGATGAACACGcattgtataaattaaattaaatcaaatccgTTTATAACACGAAATAAATGGGTCATGTCACGAGTTGACTCGCGAAGCCATCTAATCCATCTAACCCGTTTATAAAGTatactattatttataataatataaaaataaaatggctataattatattaatacataaataaaattaattatattaaaattatataatttgattatcaaTTGATAAACTTGAggctaaaattatatatatatggtttAAATATTCTAAAATGTTAAGTGGGTTGTGTTAATCGTGTTGTGTTAGTTGTGTAATTCTGTTAATCGTGTTATCCGTTTATTTAACGTGTTAATCGTATCATGTTGTATCActcgtttaaaatttgtgtcGTGTATGAGATTGAAAATTTTGACACGactacagtcgaccctctgataattaatacacatggtagatcaaaaatatattaattattagaattattaatttattgaatttatataaaaaaaagatattttaaagcatctacattaatagacctaatattaatattatattataaaaaactaactaatacattttacaatcactcaatttaaaaaataataattttatattcaatttaagaaatattaattgatatcaaactaaaaataattattaagaaattgtattcataaagtaaaatattttttaatattttttatattagagatactttatttttttgaatttatttatctaataactttttttaaaatttctcaaaagaataagaaagtcataatttgatgatattttaacttccactttatgaattaaggttaatattgcctcaaataaatcatcaattattatatacttctttaaaaaaatctctctaataattaatattcatgtaaaatatattttaaattttattaattattaaataatagaattattaattatccgacgtggaacgaagttggttctctcaattttctattaattattagaattattaattaatttatagaatattaactattagagggtcgactgtagttAAATGGATCGTGTTGTGTGGACCCTAATCGTATTAATAGAGTGGGTCGGCACAATACAAACACTACCCGTCAATCTATTTTGACACACCTAATATGGATATATGGaatgatatattaaaaaagaGTTGAGTGTtggataatataaaatatttagacaaatttatataaatatgacattcaaataaaaattgatatgaatTGTAAAATCATGGTAAACAAATTGAAGAGTGACAACACAGTATTTCTAAATAGTAGCtttaaatggtaaaaaaaactaGAGTTATTATTTGTTTGCATAAATGAAATTCCACCGTAGCATTAAATGTTTAAAGGAGAATAGGAGAAtggttttgctttttttttttgcagggATGTCCTTTGttatattttcaattgtattaagccctttcgggccattttctGACCAAAATATTCGGGCCAAACATAATTTCCCAATTTGGAATAGCCATAGCCATAGGAAAATGCTATGGCTATTCTTGAAAAACAAATCAACTTGAGGTTCATGTGGGGTTTAGGGTTTACTGTTTAGTAAATGCTACTGCTTTTCTTAGAAAATCATGCAAATGAGGTTTGGATAGTCAATAGAGGAGGAGGGAGCCAAGTAAGTATTGGTTTTAATATAAgcaaatgaaaacatttttatttaaacctGGTTCATAACAATGAACAGTCGGTCAGTTTggttaaaaccgaaccaaaaacaGAATTAATAGATCACATgctcaaaattgaaattgaccGAACAATATTAAACATTACCCGAACCGgctgataaaattaaaagatatcaaAGTTGAACCAAATAAGTCTACAATTCGGTCGGTTCAGTTAATTTAGATAATCTAAATCTCAAACAACCGAAAaccttaattttaaaatcataaaaccaaaTCGACCGAATCCACCAAACTGACCAAAATTTATTCGGTCGGACATTTTAATCACCCCTACTACATAACATGAGTAAGCTCCACATTTAAGAGCAGTGAAGTTCTTGTGAGAGTTATTATGAAAGATCCAGTCTAGGAAACAATTTCCTATAATTAATAAAGGCTTTGGGTTGATTGATGATATTTTCAGTACGTATCATAATAATTGAGTGTacaagaaagaaaaaacaacTAAAAGAGTCCCATTTTGTTCGTCTTATTTATCACCGAGACCATGCATGTGGAAATATTATAATCAGGCTAGAGCTACAGAACTAAATGATTGGAAAAATGGCAGCTTAATTAGGTGCCTGAAAACAAATTTAGCAACTCCAAACTTaaacagttttttttatttctaaaacattAATACCACTAACTTGAGTCCTAAGCAAGGTATATAAatggaaataatatatatttctcGTCACCATAAATCCTTTGATGTTTGATAAGTTTTGATAACTTCAGTTTTAGTTCTTCTTTCACTTGTAATTTCTTCTATCGTTTAGCTGACATTGTCATCATGTATGCTTATGGTAGGTGATCTGGTTCAAATTTGGAAAAGTTATTGAAATTAGGAGCTTCAGTATTTCATGGAGTCGATGCAACAAATATGAAACTTCACTCAGACTTACAGATGCTCAAGTTCGATCGAATTATCTTCAACTTTCCTCATGCAGGTTTTCATGGAAAAGAGGATAATGCCGTCCTAATTGAGTAAGCTGTTTTATTGTGTTGATATATGCTAAGAGTGTGCACCGGTTGGTTCATTCACCCTACCGAACCCAAATAgctaaaatcatttttttaaccGAATCGTAACTGAAATATATGCAAACTGAATTATATAGCCAAACCAAAATAATTTGGTAGGTTATTTTAGTTCACCGAATAACTGAATTTCTTaaacatttattatttaattttagataCTAATGTCTCATTCCGTATAAATTTAGGGGGCGGGTTGATTTATGCCCTATACAAACTAAAAGAATACTttgatatatatacataatttaattaatttggtcGGCTCGGTcagttagaaaatttaaaatccaaaaccaaattaattgaaattttaacatTCTTAACAATAAATGAACCAAGTTAActgaaaatcaaactaaattaaaattttacttcgGTTCGATAGGTTGATTCAGTTATATCCGAATAATACACCCATCTAATTCATTAGGTATGTAGCACGAATACTTTATTCAATCAATTTTGCCTCGTTTGTGGAATGTGTTAAAAACTTGACATTTCGGACACAGCCCGTAGTATACCTAGCTGATTCATGTTATATTTTGAAGCAAACCCCAATCTAAATTCTTAAAAGTTGCTAGTTTATATTAACGTGAACTTTAAGTTTGACTAACAACTACATATATATCTTCAAACACGAACCCAATTCTAAATTTGACTATTAGCACTATACTTGTCTGGTTATATTTTGTAGGATGCACCAGCAACTTGTGCTAGGGTTCTTCAGGAATGCAAGTGAAATGCTACGAGCCTTTGGGGAAGTACACGTAACCCATAAGACATCAGCTCCATATAGCCGTTGGAACATTGTGCAACTTGGTTTGGAATGCAGTTTATTTTTAGTTGAGTGTGTTGATTTCAAGAAAGAAGAGTATCCAGGTTATCATAACAAGAGAGGAGATGGTACTAAATGTGATCGGTCTTTCCGTTTGGGACCCTGCAGCATCTTCAAATTTTTTTAGACAGTTCAAATATCAATTCTAGACCGATTagatttatttactttttgtttttcattttcaagTGATCGAGCTTTCAAAGTTCAGATATATGTAGGATTGAAGACGTTCATGTATTATCCGTGGCGGAAGCAAAAAGTATTAAATCGTAAAGTAAGAAATTTTTTAGaaagtatattaaaattataaaattttagaatttaaaagcgttttcaaaatataagaTCAGCCGAAACATAGAACTCTATATACATTTGCATCTAATATGGAATAAATGTCGATTTTAATATCAATTCAAAGTACACTAATACAAAAATTAGttatcaatatattatttatttatttaaaacattattaaaagttaaaaatggaaaaatacataaataaactaattttaactaatctaactattttattttttaattcctGTGTTTGTCCAAACGGCatatctttgtgggacaaagggagtaactaatataattatttaaaattgggacataatataattaatttttaaaattgggtataatagaattaatttttaaaattggggtaaaatagaaaaataaaaacaaaaaagttcCGATGGTAATTGATACACACGTTTGGATGGCGGCGCATATTATAGCAATTAGCTGTGGCTGCTGCTCTGGTTCACAAGACAGTATCATTAGCATATGATGCTTATGCTGTCTTCGATTAGATCATCATCAAGATCCAAACTTGGCTTCACCGCCATGAACGCTTCTTCAATCTCAACTACAACAACACCAACACCCACAACTTCTCTTGCCTTATTTACTTCCAAATTCACTCCTTCTAAATCAAACCCCAATTCAAATCTCCCCTTCATTCTCTACAAACCCATCTCCTTCCAAAAAATCCCCACAAAAAAACAATCTTTACCACCTATTTCATCATTATCTTCATCAGCTGCCATGTCTCTGCAGCCCATTGAAGAACTCCCACCAAAGCTTCAAGAAATAGTGAAGCTTTTCCAGTCAGTTCAGGAGCCCAAAGCCAAATACGAACAGCTTCTGTTTTATGGTAAGAATTTGAAGCCTTTAGATACCCAGTTCAAGACTAGGGAGAATAAAGTAGAGGGCTGTGTGTCTCAAGTTTGGGTCAGGGCTTTCTTTGATGATGAGAAGAATGTTGTGTTTGAAGCTGATTCTGACTCTGTTTTGACCAAAGGGCTTGCTGCTTTGCTTGTTCAAGGTCTTTCGGGTTCGGGTTTGAGTGAGATTTTGAGGGTTTCTCCTGATTTTGCTGTGCTTCTTGGCTTGCAACAGAGTTTGACTCCTTCTAGGAATAATGGGTTTTTGAATATGTTGAAGTTGATGCAGAAGAAAGCTCTTGAATTGTCTTTGAACCCCGAAAAGGGTTTAGGTTTTAGTTCAGATGGTGCTGAAAATGAAGGAAAAAGTTTGAATCTTGGTGGTGGTAGTGTTGAGAATTCAACTGTTGAGGTGGGTTCTAATGACGTAAATTCAGAATC
This window contains:
- the LOC126687487 gene encoding heavy metal-associated isoprenylated plant protein 41-like → SGSNLEKLLKLGASVFHGVDATNMKLHSDLQMLKFDRIIFNFPHAGFHGKEDNAVLIEMHQQLVLGFFRNASEMLRAFGEVHVTHKTSAPYSRWNIVQLGLECSLFLVECVDFKKEEYPGYHNKRGDGTKCDRSFRLGPCSIFKFF
- the LOC126653739 gene encoding sufE-like protein 1, chloroplastic/mitochondrial, giving the protein MMLMLSSIRSSSRSKLGFTAMNASSISTTTTPTPTTSLALFTSKFTPSKSNPNSNLPFILYKPISFQKIPTKKQSLPPISSLSSSAAMSLQPIEELPPKLQEIVKLFQSVQEPKAKYEQLLFYGKNLKPLDTQFKTRENKVEGCVSQVWVRAFFDDEKNVVFEADSDSVLTKGLAALLVQGLSGSGLSEILRVSPDFAVLLGLQQSLTPSRNNGFLNMLKLMQKKALELSLNPEKGLGFSSDGAENEGKSLNLGGGSVENSTVEVGSNDVNSESKSGGDDGGSGDSDDLDDLGSRGKRIKEILERELSPTELNVDDVSYQHAGHAGVRGRTDGETHFNLKVVSKEFEGKSLVKRHRLIYGLLQDELQSGLHALSIVAKTPTEVDAR